From the genome of Acidimicrobiia bacterium, one region includes:
- a CDS encoding Uma2 family endonuclease: protein MNESPWIGKRTSRSAPKYAASTSMANFDVLSEWAWKPATDEFIPDVIVFDRTEDQPRLGPVPHLAVEVLSNEPARDMIRKFHKYASAGLQHYWIIDPDEPTIIVYALRDGTYIETGRHPAGTLATLDIGVLHLSIDPIDLIA from the coding sequence GTGAACGAGTCACCATGGATCGGGAAACGTACGAGTCGCTCGGCGCCGAAGTACGCGGCGAGTACGTCGATGGCGAACTTCGACGTACTCTCGGAGTGGGCTTGGAAGCCGGCCACGGACGAATTCATCCCCGACGTCATCGTCTTCGACCGCACTGAGGATCAACCACGACTTGGGCCCGTCCCGCATTTGGCGGTCGAGGTTTTGTCAAACGAACCAGCCCGAGACATGATTCGCAAGTTCCACAAATACGCATCGGCCGGCCTCCAACATTATTGGATCATCGACCCGGACGAACCAACCATCATCGTATATGCATTGAGGGACGGTACCTACATTGAGACAGGCCGGCATCCGGCGGGGACGCTTGCAACGCTCGACATTGGGGTCTTGCACTTATCGATTGATCCAATCGACCTCATAGCTTGA
- a CDS encoding PIG-L family deacetylase: MPGLMAFHAHPDDETTSTGGTLAWYADRGEEVVVVTATDGAEGEIHNYENPDDLKPRLVEMRAEELANALKILGVQNHEFLGYRDSGMMGTEPNADERCFWQADFMEATGRLIKLIRKYQPEVLVIYDPFGGYGHPDHIQVHRIGLAAYWGAMDLGRFPLAGGEELWRPSKVYWSAWPRTRVAGFALARLEAGLINDDEYEQQRHGGTPDEMIDAWIDVKDQFGRKEDAWRAHRTQIPEDWFFFQVPADIRPTVFGLESFVRIFSDVDVASPEDDLFTGLR; encoded by the coding sequence ATGCCTGGACTAATGGCGTTTCACGCCCATCCCGATGACGAGACCACTTCAACCGGCGGCACACTGGCCTGGTACGCCGACCGGGGCGAAGAGGTCGTTGTCGTCACGGCAACCGACGGCGCCGAGGGGGAAATTCACAATTACGAGAACCCGGACGACCTCAAGCCACGGCTTGTCGAGATGCGCGCCGAAGAGCTTGCCAATGCCTTGAAGATTCTCGGGGTTCAGAATCACGAGTTCCTCGGATATCGCGACTCGGGAATGATGGGTACGGAGCCCAACGCAGACGAGCGCTGTTTCTGGCAAGCAGATTTTATGGAGGCAACCGGTCGGCTCATCAAACTTATCCGGAAGTATCAGCCCGAAGTTCTGGTGATTTATGACCCGTTTGGTGGTTATGGACATCCTGATCACATCCAGGTTCACAGAATCGGCCTGGCTGCCTACTGGGGTGCCATGGATCTGGGACGGTTTCCGCTGGCCGGCGGCGAAGAATTGTGGCGGCCGTCGAAGGTGTATTGGTCGGCGTGGCCCCGCACGAGGGTGGCCGGGTTTGCCCTCGCCAGGCTTGAGGCCGGTTTGATCAATGACGATGAGTATGAACAACAGCGTCACGGTGGCACACCAGATGAGATGATCGACGCCTGGATCGACGTCAAGGATCAGTTCGGTCGCAAAGAGGACGCCTGGAGAGCGCACAGAACTCAGATTCCCGAGGATTGGTTCTTCTTTCAGGTTCCTGCCGACATTCGCCCGACGGTATTCGGGTTGGAGTCTTTTGTACGGATCTTTTCAGATGTTGATGTGGCGAGTCCCGAAGACGACCTCTTCACCGGACTCCGATAG
- a CDS encoding NUDIX domain-containing protein, with the protein MKQSAGILAYRWREGDLEMLIAHPGGPFWAHRDDGVWTIPKGETGDGEAPLLAAKREFSEELGVRCPEGPFLELGSITQKSGKIVTAWAVETELDPEAVMSNTFTMEWPPRSGQEAEFPEIDRVEWASPARAKAKLNPAQTELVDRLLQLVKL; encoded by the coding sequence ATGAAACAGAGTGCCGGGATCCTGGCGTACCGGTGGCGGGAGGGCGATCTGGAGATGTTGATCGCCCACCCGGGCGGTCCGTTCTGGGCACACCGTGACGACGGGGTGTGGACCATCCCGAAAGGCGAGACAGGGGACGGCGAGGCTCCACTGTTGGCGGCCAAACGGGAATTCTCCGAGGAACTCGGCGTCCGGTGCCCGGAGGGTCCGTTCCTCGAACTTGGCTCGATCACCCAGAAGTCCGGCAAGATCGTTACGGCCTGGGCCGTCGAAACCGAGCTTGATCCCGAGGCAGTGATGTCCAACACCTTCACCATGGAGTGGCCGCCAAGGTCGGGTCAGGAGGCAGAGTTTCCTGAGATCGATCGGGTCGAATGGGCCAGCCCGGCCCGGGCCAAGGCCAAACTGAATCCTGCCCAAACCGAGCTGGTTGACCGACTCCTCCAGCTGGTCAAGCTATGA
- a CDS encoding ABC-F family ATP-binding cassette domain-containing protein, whose translation MLLVRDVRIEAGVRVLLEDVSFTVQAGDKVGLVGRNGAGKTTLMKTLIGKTQPADGTITKTGRVGYFSQEVPLDELEHPDMTALERILTARDVGGMQRGIERARLKIEHSTGEEQERAILQFGRLHDEFEAKGGFQLEAGAKAIAAAIGIDNEDLDQPVTSMSGGQRRRVELARILYSETDILLLDEPTNHLDLDAKAWLMDYLEAYKGGLFVVSHDLPLLDQSITSVLALENGRIEAYRGNYSHFLDESEKRRVQRERERKTQQAKIDQLETTIRRFKGSTEKMARKAKTMETRAGRLRHDLVEVAARGKAVNVSFPQPDPSARTPLVADGLAKSYGDNLVFLDVNVDTNRGERIIIMGLNGAGKTTLLRILAGVETADLGEVELGAKTTIGYYAQEHEQIKPGVEVIDHMREVSDQPDQTLRSLLGHFLLADKVDQDAATLSGGEKTKLALAQLVVARPNVLLLDEPTNNLDPQAKTALLGALNAYSGTIILVSHDSDFVADLKPDKAILMPEGTMAYFDESMLELVALA comes from the coding sequence ATGCTCCTCGTACGAGATGTCCGTATAGAAGCGGGTGTTCGGGTCCTCCTCGAAGACGTTTCATTCACCGTTCAAGCTGGCGACAAGGTCGGATTGGTCGGGCGGAACGGCGCGGGCAAAACGACGCTGATGAAGACGCTGATCGGCAAGACGCAGCCGGCCGACGGCACGATCACGAAGACCGGTCGAGTGGGCTATTTCTCGCAGGAAGTCCCACTCGACGAACTTGAGCATCCCGACATGACTGCCCTGGAGCGCATCCTGACAGCCCGTGATGTCGGCGGAATGCAACGCGGCATTGAGCGAGCTCGATTGAAGATCGAACACTCGACCGGTGAGGAGCAGGAACGAGCCATCCTCCAGTTCGGTCGGCTGCACGACGAGTTTGAGGCCAAGGGCGGATTTCAACTGGAAGCCGGCGCCAAGGCGATCGCGGCGGCCATCGGCATTGACAACGAGGACCTTGACCAGCCGGTGACTTCAATGTCCGGTGGTCAACGACGGCGAGTCGAACTTGCCCGGATCTTGTACTCAGAAACGGACATCTTGTTGTTGGACGAGCCAACCAACCACCTCGACCTTGATGCGAAAGCCTGGCTGATGGACTATCTCGAAGCCTATAAAGGCGGCCTGTTCGTCGTGAGTCATGATCTCCCGCTGCTCGACCAGTCGATTACGTCGGTGTTGGCGCTGGAGAACGGCCGGATTGAGGCGTACCGTGGTAATTATTCCCACTTCCTCGATGAGAGCGAAAAGCGCCGTGTTCAGCGAGAGCGGGAACGTAAGACTCAGCAGGCCAAGATCGATCAATTGGAAACGACGATTCGCCGGTTCAAGGGTTCAACCGAGAAGATGGCTCGCAAGGCCAAGACCATGGAGACTCGGGCTGGTCGCCTCCGCCACGATCTCGTGGAAGTAGCCGCCCGCGGCAAGGCGGTCAATGTCTCGTTTCCACAACCAGATCCCTCGGCTCGGACCCCACTCGTTGCAGACGGGTTGGCCAAGTCGTACGGCGACAACCTGGTGTTTTTGGACGTCAACGTCGACACCAACCGTGGGGAGCGGATCATCATCATGGGACTCAATGGGGCCGGGAAGACGACACTGTTGCGGATCCTGGCCGGCGTGGAGACCGCAGATCTCGGCGAGGTCGAGCTCGGCGCCAAAACCACGATTGGCTACTACGCCCAGGAGCACGAGCAGATCAAACCAGGCGTCGAGGTGATCGACCATATGCGCGAGGTATCGGACCAGCCCGATCAGACACTGCGCTCATTGCTCGGCCATTTCCTGTTGGCCGACAAGGTTGATCAGGATGCCGCCACTCTGTCAGGTGGGGAAAAAACCAAGCTGGCGTTGGCCCAGTTGGTGGTCGCTCGGCCGAATGTTCTCCTGCTCGATGAGCCAACCAACAACCTGGACCCCCAGGCCAAAACGGCCCTGCTTGGAGCGCTCAACGCCTATAGCGGCACCATCATCCTGGTTTCCCATGATTCCGACTTCGTCGCGGACCTCAAGCCGGACAAGGCCATCCTTATGCCTGAAGGAACCATGGCCTATTTCGACGAATCAATGCTGGAACTCGTCGCGCTCGCGTAG
- a CDS encoding DNA alkylation repair protein, with product MDVEGLVSFVDSELSGLADAERASQMAAYMKTDTPFYGVGSADLKLVLREAKQLFLVETPDDYELSVLGLWNQPQREMKYVALGYATEHKKFVAVEWIDLYERLIVEGGWWDLVDKLAIHAVGRALLKQRTEVTPIVRSWIDSQDMWLRRSAIICQVRHKLETDEALLFDHCLARLPEKEFFIRKAIGWALRDYSWFNAESVRRFLLDHRHEMSGLTYREGAKRIPDMPPYR from the coding sequence GTGGATGTGGAAGGTCTCGTTTCGTTCGTGGACTCTGAGTTGTCGGGTCTGGCCGATGCCGAGCGCGCCAGCCAGATGGCCGCCTACATGAAGACCGACACGCCCTTCTATGGGGTCGGCTCGGCGGACCTCAAGTTGGTTCTTAGGGAGGCGAAACAGCTCTTTCTCGTCGAGACGCCAGACGATTATGAGTTATCCGTGCTGGGTCTTTGGAACCAGCCACAGCGTGAAATGAAGTACGTTGCTCTGGGGTATGCCACCGAACACAAGAAGTTCGTCGCCGTCGAGTGGATCGATCTTTACGAGCGATTGATCGTTGAGGGGGGATGGTGGGATCTGGTCGACAAGCTGGCGATCCACGCCGTTGGCCGGGCTCTCCTGAAGCAACGGACCGAAGTCACTCCGATCGTGCGATCGTGGATTGACAGTCAAGATATGTGGCTACGAAGAAGCGCCATCATCTGCCAGGTTCGCCACAAGCTGGAGACAGACGAGGCATTGCTGTTCGACCACTGCCTGGCCCGCCTGCCCGAGAAGGAGTTCTTCATTCGCAAGGCCATAGGCTGGGCCCTCCGTGACTACTCCTGGTTCAATGCTGAGTCGGTTCGCCGATTCCTTCTTGACCATCGGCACGAGATGTCCGGATTGACATATCGGGAGGGTGCCAAGCGTATCCCTGACATGCCTCCGTACCGATGA
- a CDS encoding DUF2087 domain-containing protein — MLAGDWSEDEVKVLNAFFQGTRLISIPTNRTKRLVVLERLVQAFEPGVRYPERQVSFMLQLFFSDYAALRRYLVDEELLARADGVYWRIGGRYPGQTRPT; from the coding sequence ATCCTGGCCGGAGACTGGTCTGAAGATGAAGTCAAGGTCCTCAATGCCTTCTTTCAGGGCACCCGGTTGATTTCCATCCCGACGAACCGCACAAAACGTCTGGTGGTTCTTGAGCGCCTGGTGCAGGCGTTTGAACCGGGGGTTCGGTATCCGGAGCGTCAGGTGTCGTTCATGCTCCAACTCTTCTTTTCGGACTATGCAGCGCTGCGTCGGTATCTGGTCGATGAGGAGTTACTCGCCAGGGCCGATGGGGTCTACTGGCGCATTGGCGGCCGGTATCCGGGTCAAACCAGGCCAACTTGA
- a CDS encoding methyltransferase domain-containing protein — protein MTAAQRWREQLEAWAIPQELLDAVPWNPYEWPADLFARRDSMAADGHIPERHTRKVIRRFRPGSMIDIGAGAGGSCLDLAAEGVSVTAVERDAGMAAKLRTVAAERGLSVLVVEGGWPESAGLADRADVVTCSHVIHNVPDLVPFLTAMQSAARTAVVIQEFENHPWAHLGPYYRKLHNLDRPVGPTVDDLVAVIEESLDVAPIVERWDGGAPMWFADREELLTFYGRRLLVPIDRWAELEAALDPEIVQLDAGRVQLEDRQKSLATVWWRV, from the coding sequence ATGACTGCGGCTCAGCGATGGCGGGAGCAGCTCGAAGCCTGGGCAATTCCACAAGAGCTGCTCGACGCGGTTCCGTGGAATCCATACGAGTGGCCGGCAGATCTCTTTGCCAGGCGAGATTCCATGGCGGCCGATGGGCACATTCCTGAACGACACACCCGCAAAGTTATTCGGCGCTTCAGACCAGGATCGATGATCGATATCGGAGCCGGAGCAGGTGGGAGTTGCCTCGACCTGGCGGCCGAAGGGGTCTCCGTAACCGCCGTCGAGCGTGACGCCGGAATGGCTGCCAAGCTTCGAACCGTGGCAGCTGAGCGAGGGCTCAGTGTTCTGGTCGTAGAAGGTGGTTGGCCCGAATCGGCTGGTCTCGCTGATCGCGCTGATGTCGTTACCTGTTCGCATGTGATCCACAATGTCCCGGATCTGGTGCCGTTCTTGACCGCGATGCAGTCGGCTGCCCGAACCGCAGTCGTTATCCAGGAGTTCGAGAACCATCCATGGGCCCATCTCGGGCCGTACTACCGGAAGCTCCACAACCTTGACCGACCCGTCGGGCCGACCGTTGACGATCTGGTCGCAGTCATCGAGGAGTCATTGGACGTGGCTCCGATCGTTGAACGTTGGGACGGCGGGGCGCCGATGTGGTTTGCGGATCGAGAAGAGCTCCTGACGTTCTACGGCAGGCGGCTGCTGGTACCCATCGACCGTTGGGCGGAGCTCGAAGCGGCCCTTGACCCGGAGATCGTGCAACTCGATGCTGGGCGGGTCCAGCTCGAGGACCGGCAGAAATCATTGGCCACCGTCTGGTGGCGGGTCTAG
- a CDS encoding YgaC family protein yields MVDRMSLQFFKYPDVPHWRHENLLVLGKDEHGTWLGCEPGSEQQKGNGPITTTMHPWVFCSVPDAWWSLVFNSERPLTHFLDIITPPKINGDRIEMVDLDLDVVRTAGGEVYIDDEDEFIEHQKLYGYPPWMIDKARTTTAELVIALEKEAEPFTRACQAWFDRFTA; encoded by the coding sequence ATGGTCGACCGGATGAGCTTGCAGTTCTTCAAGTACCCCGACGTTCCTCATTGGCGCCATGAAAACCTGCTCGTACTTGGTAAGGACGAGCACGGCACCTGGCTGGGATGCGAGCCGGGCTCTGAACAACAAAAAGGGAACGGGCCCATCACAACTACGATGCACCCGTGGGTTTTTTGCTCGGTCCCCGACGCCTGGTGGTCGCTCGTATTCAACAGCGAACGCCCACTAACCCATTTCCTCGACATCATCACGCCGCCCAAGATCAACGGCGACCGGATCGAGATGGTCGACCTGGATCTCGATGTCGTTCGAACTGCTGGGGGCGAGGTGTATATCGACGACGAAGACGAATTCATCGAACACCAGAAGCTGTACGGTTACCCGCCCTGGATGATCGACAAGGCCCGCACCACCACCGCCGAACTGGTGATCGCTCTCGAGAAGGAGGCGGAGCCCTTCACGCGCGCCTGCCAGGCTTGGTTCGACCGGTTCACGGCCTGA